Genomic DNA from Glycine soja cultivar W05 unplaced genomic scaffold, ASM419377v2 tig00104482_3_pilon, whole genome shotgun sequence:
GACATAGGAAATTAATTGACCATAGCTTAAGTTTTCATATGGAATGTCTCCATTGGCAGATTGACTACGGATTTTATCTCTGACTTTGTCTCCTAAGGATCTGGGAAGACCGGCTAggaatttttctttccaaaaaggttgTTGACTATCTTCTCTTGTGTAAACCCTAGTTAGGAAAGTATCTCTATACCACCTAAAATCTGCTAAGGTTCTACACTTAAGATTTGATAATAATTCTGCGGACCTGTCTTTCCACAAGGATGGGTGTCCAATGAAATGTTgggctattgtaaaaattaacgTGTTCACAGCGTCAGGAATCTCTTTATCATCGTCATTAGTAATGACTTTTCCATTGAGATCCGTCTTAACTGTGCTGTAAATTTTTGATTTCTCTTCattagtgagataattatcccaccatccTTTTAGTTGTCCGGAAAATCCTGCCACTAAGATATCTATAATGGTTTCTTCCGAACATTCATGGGAGGTTTGGTAAGCCGTGGCTACCATGGTCATATgttggagtgtattcatgatgttatactccgtttgtgcatctatgttccattcaTAGATGTTATTTGcactaaaacttttaaaattgttttcacctctttcttctaatagaaggtcaggggcagttggacgttgataatataatttggagGGGGTTTTCCAGTGTTTGGAGTTTAAtggatttatattcttttctgacACTGATCCTATCTCAGTTGTGTTATCTAAGTTTTGGTCACTATcttcattaataacattaattaatttggaggtaCTTCTTGTTACCATTTTGGAAGTATTTTCCGAAGCTTGGGGAGTATCTGGAATGACCTTAAGCAAACTACTAATCTTGTTTAGTAATTCGCTATGATTGTCACCTACGCCTTCAATTAAGaatttagtttttctaagttCCCTAATTTTTCGTTTAGCCTTATCACTAACTTTGAAAGGTTTGAATAAAGGTTTTTCAATGGGGACACTCGGCGAAGCTTCctcaattgatttttgtttaggaaCTACCTTAGTTTTAATGGTTTCTCCTAAAGCTTGTAAGTATTTGTTGGTATAATTTGCCTGTTCCATTAGGCTTTTAATGTCTCTAGAGGTTACTTCCTCGTTGAcatcttttgtcttgaatggAATTGCCATGACAGGTTTGTTGTTACTGTCTTTGATATTTGGTAGTTGATATTGTGTTGTGGGAGGTAATTCCGACTGGATTAACTCACCATCTTTCACTTGCCAATTTGttatgacatttgttgttggattACCTATGATGTCTTGTTTCCAAGGGTAGtctatatcctttctgatggcataagcatgaaaccaatcaaagaaaaggacattaattttgactctttcgacaaattcgtagaacttgtcttggatttgttttctgtttgtacccttgtaatgttggaaaaaccatctcctttgagGTTCATTCTCCGGAGAATAGAAATTTTTCCTAAGGGTTTCCTTATCAATACTAAAGTTGTcagataacatcataaggttccaTAGAAGAGTATGTTGGTGATTGGATCGACTTTTGGTCGTCCTCTTGTTCTTGGTTATAAGTTGTTCTAGGTATGCTAGAGGTAGTGTCTAATCCTTGGAGGTTTACAGTAGGGAACTGGTTATGTGACTCAGATCTGGTTAGTCCTACTGGAATTGAACGGGTTCTAACCGAAAAGGACCTTCTGGCTGACTCATATTCAGACCTAGAGGCTTCTATCCTTGATGAAAAAGAATTTCTCCTATTGAAGGTTATCTCTACCTTTCCGGAGTTATCTTGCTTAATATGCTCTATGGTTGGAGCGGGTCGGGGAATAGACGGTGTTGCCTTATCCATAACCCATCTTTCGGGAAGAGTTACTTCatcccattttatttttctcgggAGAGAAACGTTAGCCTTCGTCATATCAGTGATAAACAAAGTTGTTTCTCCTTTTTGAGGTTTTAACAGGACTCTAGATGCACAAGTATTCATGACCTTGTACTGGATCCTATATATTAAGGCTGCTGGGATTGATCCTTCTTTCATGTCAAGGCCATGAAAGTGGATGTTTAGGAACAGAGAGTCAAGAATGTTTCTGTCCATCAGACTcactgttttgtttggataacagTTAAAATATATTGGACCTTGTCCTAGGCTGGTTTCGACTGTTCCAATTAGGGAGTCTTCAAATTGATTATGCCTAATGTCTCTTAGACACATTAAAACTGCTGCATCTATGCCCATATCAATTAAGGGCTTGATGGCTACTTGTACACAACCGATGTGTAGATATTTATACTTACGGCTAtgttcataaattgaattttttgaaagtaaatgaaattcttcccctacatcttgtcctagaggaatattgttttctactgttttgattatgtaatcaAAGTTGTGTTTGTCTTTTATTGTTTCAGGAACGTATAGTTGATCCTGAGGGATTTCTGGAATGTTCCAGTCATCCATGTTTTGATTGATATCTTCGAATCGGATCATCTTCACGTGAAGCCAATATTTGTACAGATAAAATGTTGAGAGACTTGATCATGTACCggatattaatttcattgtcaATAATGGCTTGAAGACTTTGTAAATTGTTAAAGCCAACTCTGCCCGAGTGAATCCAGTGAATCAAAGATAATCAAGTTCTCTAGCAACAAATGGTTCAACTGTTTACAATGaacttttttattcaagttacaTTCTGAGACTCTGAACTGATCCTCAAAGATCAAAAGTTGATTCTCTAAAAATGCCTAGAAGCTTTCAACTAAAATAAGTATCTCCAAGGATGTGGATACAAGTTATTAACAACTATTTCGAAAGTGCAAATTAGGTTATGAGAGCCTTCTTTTAGGGTTCTCAAAGCGTATTAGAGGCTTCTTTTCAATGGCTACTAGATGTAGTTAAGTCTTACAGAACTGAGTGAATGAACTGACAATATTAGAAAATTAGAGGACACAAGAAATACCTCCATTATTATCAGTTAATGGTACAAGAGTCTTCAAGTGCACATGCAGTGCATACAATAATCAAAATCAAGACAAGCACAAAACATGCAAAAAGTGCACAAACatatacaatgaaaaaaaaacaataaaaaacccaaaaaaagcCTGTACCCTGAATAGGTGTTCTCGCTCTCCAAACCTCCAAACAGCGATTCAAGCAAGCAATTGATTGGTAGTGGCGGATGAACCTGATTTCAGAATTGATTGGTATCAACAAAGCAAAAATCGTCGGGAAGAAACAATGATCTGCAAGCCTCCTTCTCCAGGTCAACAGAAATAATTACGATTTCAGAATGAATGGTTTCTTTTCCCTTAATAACAACCCAATTAAGGGTTCCACTCAGATACACTCCACCAACTTTAGGTAAAGTCCAAAGAACAGGAAAACCTTTAAGGTTTCTCCAACTACTGTCACCCGCGCTATAAATTTCATCTCAGTCTTTTGAGATACGTCAAGTGAAAGCATAGTCAATGCAATTGCTACAACCTTGTATTTGTCACTTGACGGATCATAGCCAAACCCAAACATTGTTCTACGACCAATGCCCGGGGAAAAAGACAGCGTTGGCGATTCTCTGGATATCACCCTTGTCGCCTTGTTCCAGAAACAAACACGGTATCCTTCTGGTATTTCGCTAACCCCACAGTGCAACCCATTACATGAACCGACCAGATGGTAACCTGGCATGTTTTCGAAATCGAACAAGAACGTTTCAATTTGTAGGGAATGGAATAACGAACTTACATCACACGATTCCATGTGGATTTCAGGGATGGATCCGAGGCAGACATTTTTCATCAGTTGAAGGTGTTCCAAATCGTCCGTCgcaacatgaagaaaattattaaaattgtagTAGCATCATGAATCAATAAAATTGTAGAATTAAGAATCAATGAAATATGAAATGACCAAGGATATGTAGAATGATCTAACTTCTATTTCACTTAATTCCAGTAATCATGATTCAAAACTTACAAAGCAATGAAAGAGGTGAATGACCGAGGATGAATCACAAAAAAGATTGGTTAGACCGAATGCCTATGCAAAATGGAAACCGACGTATATatcaaaaagtataaaaaaaaacttgtgatTGTAGGTTGAAATCGTTCAAAGCTACAGTCATACAGTAAAAAAAAGCACAAATATTCAGATCTAGTGCTGCAGAAATTGATGAAGCTCGCATTCGgagagagggagggagagaaaatatttcaaagaaagACAGAGAGGGAGAGCATAGTTTGGAGAGATCAGACAAAGATAGCACAGATTAAGATTGAGATGCTGATGAATGAATCCTTGAATTCACATGCAGTGGTTTCATTACTTCTTTTCTTAGATTTTCttgtaaatgaaattaatatctaaTTTTATCAAGGAATGTAATATGATGCCCAACACAGATATATCAGCTTACTAATTTGATAATGGTAGTGATAACAAAAGACAAGCAGGCAACAATAACAATTTGTAGTATAAATGTTAACAAATGACATTTTATTAGAATCCACAATATTTCTATAAatgctaataaaataaattggttACCAGATGCTACATTTCTAGTAGTAATTCACAACCCAAGAGAAGAATATATGTTAATACATGATATAGATTAGATCTCACATAATTAAGTGACAAAGAATTAAACATCTGACAAAGCGTTCGAGATTATCGTTATATAATTGAAAAGACAGAAATTAGATGATGCCAATTAAATAGGgtaatcaagaactcacatttGTAGAATTTCAATAAGGTATGACCAAACTTTCGGTAAAAATCTTGAGGTTGCGCCACAACAAAGTTCTGAAACTACCTGAGGGAACGACAGAAACTTGAGACTTACCATCCCTCTGGTTATACAGAATTGTTTGGTATTCATCATCAGCATTTCTAGTGAATTTCAGCATGAAGAAGTCTCCATTGTTAGACATGCACAATGGTAAAATCATCGATTTTTCTTCATAAGGACGAATATTAAgatgtaaataactaaaatttattaattgaatCCAAGACTTGTCATCTCCAAACTTCCTCATCTGCCACAAGCCAAGATGGGTGTTGCTATCTTGCCAAACGCACAGCGAGTCTCTAAATACTCCAATATTTGTATCAAAAAAGCAAAAATCGTCGGGAAGAAACAGTGATCTGCAAGTCTCCTTCTCCAGGTCAACATAAATAATTACGATTTCAGAATGAATGGTTTCTTTTCCCTTAATAACAACCCAATTAAGGGTTCCACTCAGATACACTCCATCAACTTTAGGTAAAGTCCAAAGAACAGGAAAACCTTTAAGGTTTCTCCAACTACTGTCACCCGCGCCATAAAATTTCATCTCAGTCTTTTCAAATACGTCAAGTGAGAGCATAGTCAATGCAATTGCTACAACCTTGTATTTGTCACTTGACGGATCATAGCCAAACCCAAACATTTTTCTACGACCAATGCCCAAGGAAAAAGACAGCGTTGGCGATTCTCTGGATATCACCCTTGTCGCCTTGTTCCAGAAACAAACACGGTATCCTTCTGGTATTTCGCTAACCCCACAGTGCAACCCATTACATGAACCGACCAGATGGTAACCTGGCATGTTTTCGAAATCGAACAAGAACGTTTCAATTTGTAGGGAATGGAATAACGAACTTACATCACACGATTCCATGTGGATTTCAGGGATGGATCCGAGGCAGACATTTTTCATCAGTTGAAGGTGTTCCAAATCGTCCTTCGCAGCAAATTTGCTAAGGTGCAATTTGATGAAATAGGGATCTGACATCAGGGAGTTCCATCCCTTGCACACACACTTGAATTGGATCAAAGGTTTCACGGGTAGACGAGACAAGATTTCCTCGATGAGTTCGTCACAGAGGAGTGGCGACCATGGTTTCTTCTCTGATCACATGTTTCTGTGATTTCTTCTCTGATCGCATGTTTTTGTGGTTTTCAGTGAACAGTCCACATATATATGTCCCAATGTTGCTAGGGTTTAACCCTtcaataaatgaatatattttatttcagagataaatttatttaatcttttaataaaagctgtaataaaattggaaataaatCAGGCGAAAGATGCAGGAGATAAAAACAACGCAGATTTCTGGACAAATTTAGTGGAATAAATCCTGTGTTAAATacacataacatttttttgtccATTTGGATTAAGAGAATACGAAAAATTTGATATGTTTCTTACAATTTTTGTCATCAGACTcttcaacatattttaaaattttgcgagatatatttaagaaaaagaaaaaagaaaagttagatATGTTTCTCACTATTTATGGGCCTGTGCTCTGCACAGTATTTAGTTtgggaaaataattatatttattttatatcatatccattttaataacaaaagaataatgtttttttataattactaaaaactattatttgagtatataataatttaagaatataatatattttatatatactacGTAAAAATAGTTTTGTAAGTTGAATTAATAGAGTAGATGGAAAAAATTGCGTAACAGTgaggaaattttgcaatttttttactaaattacataaaagttttacaataagaaatttttcagtaaaaaaaaattacaaagtttttaaactattatgacaatgaattaaaaaaactataaacaaataataaataaaatgctcTGCAAATTTAattggaatgaaaaaaatagaaacaagaattgaaatttgctgataaaaaaatcttcaataaATCTTTAGTTAGGCGAGAAGAGACAAAATATAGGGAaacattttcatattaaaattattatgataataaacTAGAGAAAGGTTcgacaattaaaatgaaatatatatataggggcATGCAAATTTTGTTGACACATGAATCTGTCAATTGGATCAACTAAATGTTTCATCACGCTTCGAAAATAATGTCAAGAAAATCGTCTTGAGAAGGGAAATTTTACACTGATTTAGCTAATTTTGGAAGCCATTTCAGCAAACAGCAACTGAAATTTGGCTGACAACAACTAAAATTTGCCTGACCGGTGAAAATTGTAACTGCTTCTATAACTGGATCGGATCAGGATTTAAAATACTGGAAATTACTATTTACATCATTTTAGCAAATGAGATTCATTAGAAAACTTCttatatataggcttgagtcttctTGAAtccatttcattcagcatgctTTTATGAAAGTCGCAAGTGTATAATTGTATTCTACTGGTGTCACATAAATTCCaatcttttcaatatatttagtaGCATTGctctaataaaaaagataatatactaattaatatataatatgagtaaagtaaaatttaatagaaaatatttgatgtattagaaaattaaataacccTAACAATACATCTATGTGTATAACCACCTGCAAAGTGTGTGGAGAATTTCCGCTTAATTGGTATTGAGGCATTGTGTCAAGTATCAGTTTTTGATACAACCTCTAATAAACTTGAGGATGCACTCGACAAGCAAGATCACATTGCATCTAAGGGATTCAGCTATGACAGAAATCTCTTAAGAGTTTAGACTATGTGTATTATAGCCAGGTAGCGTTTCCAAGGAACAGTTGCAACATGATAAATGGACAACTGAattgaacatatatataaagtcaATTATGTCTGAAACATATTAGCCATAGTGCTGATATAATTGTCACAGTTACAACAACACATCAGTATGTATTTCTCAATGATGATATACTAATTTAAAGAACTAATGACATAAATACTACAGTTTAATGTACCATTCTTGTTCTGTCCCCGTagctgccaaaaaaaaaaaacttgatgttAATTGAAAGTCTGAGAAGTTGGTTAAGCAAAGTATTACAAAATGTAGCATGCTGatgcaagacaaaaacaaccaTAACattgagaaaattattaaaattgtagTAGCATCATGAATCAATAAATATGTAGAATTAAGAATCAATGAAATATGAAATGACCAAGGATTTGTAGAATGATCTAACTTCTATTTCACTTAATTCCCGTAATCACGATTCAAAACTCACAAAGCAATGAAAGAGGTGAATGATCGAGGATGAATCACAAAAAAGATTGGTTAGACCGAATGCCTATGCAAAATGGAAACCGATgtatatatcaaaatatataaaaaaaacctgtGATTATTGGTTGAAATTGTTCAAAGCTACAGAAATTAGATGATGCCAATTAAATAGGgtaatcaagaactcacatctGTAGAATTTCAATAAGGTATGACCAAACTTTTGGTAAAAATCTTGAGGGTGCGCCACAACAACGTTCTGAAACTACTTGAGGGAATGACAGAAACTTGAGACTTACCATCCCTCTAGTTATGCAGAATTGTTTGGTATTCATCATCAGCATTTCTAGTGAATTTCAGCATGAAGAAGTCTCCGTTGTTAGACATGCACAATGGTAAAATCATCGATTTTTCTTCATAAGGACAAATATTAAgatgtaaataactaaaatttattaattgaatCCAAGACTTGTCATCTCCAAACTTCCTCATCTGCCACAAGCCAAGATTGGTGTTGCTATCTTGCCAAACGCACAGCGAGCCTCTAAAAACTCCAATATTTGTATCAAAAATGCAAAAATCGTCGGGAAGAAACAGTGATATGCAAGTCTCCTTCTCTAGGTCAACAGAAATAATTACGATTTCAGAATGAATGGTTTCTTTTCCCATAATAACAACCCAATTAAGGGTTCCACTCAGATACACTCCACCAACTTTAGGTAAAGTCCAAAGAACAGGAAAACCATTAAGGTTTCTCCAACTACTGTCACCCGCGCCATAAACTTTCTTCTCAGTCTTTTCAGATACGTCAAGTGAGAGCATAGTCAACGCAATTGCTACAACCTTGTATTTGTCACTTGACGGATCATAGCCAAACCCAAACATTATTCTACGACCAATGCCCGGGGAAAAAGACAGCGTTGGCGATTCTCTGGATATCACCCTTGTCGCCTTGTTCCAGAAACAAACACAGTATCCTTCTGGTATTTCGCTAACCCCACAGTGCAACCCATTACATGAACCGACCAGATGGTAACCTGACATGTTTGCGAAATTGAAAAAGAACGTTTCCATTTGTAGGGAATGGAATATCGAACTTACATCACACGATTCCATGTGGATTTCAGGGATGGATCCGAGGCAGACATTTTTTATCAATTGAAGGTGTTCCAAATCGTCCTTTGCAGCAGATTTGCTAAGGTGCAATTTGATGAAATAGGGTTCTGAAATCAAGGAGTTCCATTCCTTGCACACACACTTGAATTTGATCAAAGGTTTGACGGGAAGACGAGACAAGATTTCCTTGATGATTTCGTTACAGAGGAGTGACGACCATGGTTTCTTCTCTGGTCACATGTTTCTATGACTTTCAGCGAAGCGCCGAAACACTCTGAATCCAAATTCTGTACCTATCAAGACATGCACCTTCGTGAACAGTGCATATATATATGTCCCAATGTTTCTAGGGTTTAACCCTTcgataaatgaatatattttatttcagagataaatttatttaatctttgAATAATTGCTCTAATATAATTGGAAATAAATTAGGCGAAAGATGCAGGAGTTAAAAACAATTTCTTAACAAATTTAGTGCAATAAATCCTGATTTAAATACACATAACATTTTTTGTCCATTTGTgttaagaaagagaagaaatatTAGATATGTTTCTTACAGTTTTTATCATTAGATTcttcaacatattttaaaattttatgacatatatttaagaaaaagaaaaaagaaaaattagatatGTTTCTCTGAATCATAGTCCATTTTAATaactacaaataattttttataaatactaaaaactattattggagtatataataatttaagaatatacTATATtacataaaagtaaaatatataacaatgatcaatgaatgaataattaagtaaaagtttaacaataattattttaaaattattttaactcgtcgAGTTCCCAAAtggaactatgcaatacacacatttactcaattgttttcaaaattattttaactcgtcggtTTTCCACAGTGGaccccatcacaatactcgtcgcccttaaagggtcttacaattgtgtgattgcacagtttatagttcacaactcaatacatacatttcatctcaatacacatgtatttcatcatccgtcacatgttccATTTATCACATACgcacagtttgaatcatcatttcataacctaaacataacaatttatacaaaagattttatcacaacatggggtgtaaaacctctgaaatagtttctcacaattgtatcaaaatcaattaatcaaaatcatgggttaaacacaaagacatcaagagcactcatgtttatcaatcaattctcatcaggacatcaattggtacatagaacacaataatattgtatttataatcataaaggaaaagttctaattcaataaacatcccaaaataaacccaaatttagttctctaaggatccctacacatgttcattctaacccccaattgcgacaaactcatcccttacctctaagcggactcacgtgtcttccgacagtcacagcggcatctctagcggtttcctaagattcttttagtttttcctcCAACTGCTCTGATAGAGTTCCAGAACgttagagagacggagaagagattgaagtctccatttgtactgtcttcatgtgattcatttttctccccccaagaatattatttcacaaatcccaacggtgaaattgtgtaacatatccaaattgaatgaaaatccaacggttaacgaaactgggattgtagttttactgagaccgttttgggtttctgcgggaaaagagaaaggtacggtgcgaagggtatttctctta
This window encodes:
- the LOC114404518 gene encoding F-box/kelch-repeat protein At3g23880-like; its protein translation is MSDPYFIKLHLSKFAAKDDLEHLQLMKNVCLGSIPEIHMESCDVSSLFHSLQIETFLFDFENMPGYHLVGSCNGLHCGVSEIPEGYRVCFWNKATRVISRESPTLSFSLGIGRRKMFGFGYDPSSDKYKVVAIALTMLSLDVFEKTEMKFYGAGDSSWRNLKGFPVLWTLPKVDGVYLSGTLNWVVIKGKETIHSEIVIIYVDLEKETCRSLFLPDDFCFFDTNIGVFRDSLCVWQDSNTHLGLWQMRKFGDDKSWIQLINFSYLHLNIRPYEEKSMILPLCMSNNGDFFMLKFTRNADDEYQTILYNQRDGYHLVGSCNGLHCGVSEIPEGYRVCFWNKATRVISRESPTLSFSPGIGRRTMFGFGYDPSSDKYKVVAIALTMLSLDVSQKTEMKFIARVTVVGETLKVFLFFGLYLKLVECI
- the LOC114404519 gene encoding F-box/kelch-repeat protein At3g23880-like; protein product: MSGYHLVGSCNGLHCGVSEIPEGYCVCFWNKATRVISRESPTLSFSPGIGRRIMFGFGYDPSSDKYKVVAIALTMLSLDVSEKTEKKVYGAGDSSWRNLNGFPVLWTLPKVGGVYLSGTLNWVVIMGKETIHSEIVIISVDLEKETCISLFLPDDFCIFDTNIGVFRGSLCVWQDSNTNLGLWQMRKFGDDKSWIQLINFSYLHLNICPYEEKSMILPLCMSNNGDFFMLKFTRNADDEYQTILHN